A single region of the Methylocystis echinoides genome encodes:
- the hrpB gene encoding ATP-dependent helicase HrpB translates to MRGAPAARRGRLFFDPSPTLTRPQDALPIDAVLPEIQAALAASPNLVIVAPPGAGKTTRAPLALLGAPWTKGGKLILLEPRRLAARAAATRMAATLGEQVGETIGLRMRLESKVSARTRIEVVTEGVFARMILDDPALDGVAGVLFDEYHERSLDADLGLALALDVQAGLRDDLRLVAMSATLDGARVASLMGEAQTIVSEGRAFDVETRYLGRDANARIEDAVTRAVLRALREEPGSVLAFLPGQGEILRVAARLEEARLDGVDIAPLYGAMERAAQDRAISPAPAGRRKVVLATSIAETSLTIEGVRVVVDCGLSRVQMYEPDLGLSRLETVRAARASVDQRRGRAGRTGPGVCYRLWDEPQTAALPAFAAPEILAADLSSLALDLAAWGVSDPGQLNWLDPPPAPAWKEAVALDRELGALDADGRLTDTGKALRSLPLPPRLARMVLEAARRGEASRAAELAMLLSEKGLGGNDADLSHRLERLQGDGSKRAKDAKRLAGNWARLAMAALPRPQPSPAKAGRETDVSQDALSRARGQSLAVTKNADRERPLSRESGGGTGRGPVRSDEPSDGALIALAFPDRIAKSRGAKGDFLMANGRAASLPVEDPLARAPFLAVAELTGRAAQARILAACALDPEEVETIAAAQIETRDETVFDAPSASLRRRRFRRLGAIRLSEQNLSVEATEDAARALARGVAQLGVSRLSWTKGQDQLRDRVAFLRRAEGDEWPDLTDAGLGATVEDWLAPHLLGRVALADITPGDLDAALATALPYDLMRRLDLEAPSHFETPAGSRHALDYAAPNGPLLSVRVQELFGLSQHPTLARGRAPLTLELLSPAHRPIQTTRDLPSFWAGSWNEVKKEMKGRYPRHPWPDDPATAPPTTRAKPRG, encoded by the coding sequence ATGAGAGGCGCTCCCGCCGCGAGGCGGGGGCGTCTTTTTTTTGATCCGAGCCCGACATTGACCCGCCCTCAGGACGCCTTGCCGATCGACGCCGTGCTGCCGGAAATTCAGGCGGCGCTGGCGGCGTCGCCCAATCTCGTCATCGTTGCGCCGCCCGGCGCCGGCAAGACCACGCGCGCGCCGCTGGCGCTGCTCGGTGCGCCCTGGACCAAAGGCGGCAAGCTCATCCTGCTGGAGCCGCGCCGCCTCGCCGCGCGCGCCGCCGCGACCCGCATGGCCGCGACGCTGGGCGAGCAGGTGGGCGAGACCATCGGCCTGCGCATGCGTCTCGAGTCGAAGGTCTCGGCGAGGACCCGCATAGAGGTCGTCACCGAGGGCGTCTTCGCGCGCATGATCCTGGACGACCCGGCCCTCGACGGCGTCGCCGGCGTGCTTTTCGACGAATATCACGAACGCTCTCTCGACGCGGATCTCGGCCTCGCGCTGGCGCTCGACGTCCAGGCGGGGCTGCGCGACGATCTGCGCCTCGTCGCCATGTCGGCGACGCTCGACGGCGCCCGCGTCGCGTCGCTGATGGGTGAGGCGCAAACGATCGTCAGCGAGGGCCGCGCCTTCGACGTCGAGACGCGCTATCTCGGCCGTGACGCCAATGCGCGCATCGAGGACGCCGTCACCCGCGCCGTTTTGCGCGCGCTGCGTGAGGAGCCCGGCTCGGTGCTGGCCTTTCTGCCGGGGCAGGGGGAGATCCTGCGCGTCGCCGCCCGGCTGGAGGAGGCCCGGCTCGATGGCGTCGACATTGCGCCGCTCTATGGGGCCATGGAGCGCGCCGCCCAGGACCGCGCCATCTCTCCGGCGCCGGCGGGACGCCGCAAGGTCGTGCTCGCCACCTCCATCGCCGAAACGTCGCTCACCATCGAGGGCGTGCGCGTCGTGGTCGATTGCGGCCTTTCGCGCGTGCAGATGTATGAGCCCGATCTGGGGCTGTCGCGGCTGGAAACCGTCCGCGCCGCGCGGGCGAGCGTCGATCAGCGCCGCGGCCGCGCCGGCCGCACCGGGCCGGGCGTGTGCTACCGGCTCTGGGACGAGCCCCAGACCGCCGCGCTGCCCGCCTTCGCCGCGCCGGAAATCCTAGCCGCCGATCTGTCGAGCCTCGCGCTCGACCTCGCCGCCTGGGGGGTGAGCGATCCAGGGCAGTTGAACTGGCTCGATCCGCCGCCGGCGCCGGCATGGAAGGAGGCGGTCGCGCTCGATCGCGAACTCGGCGCGCTGGACGCCGACGGCCGGCTCACCGACACAGGCAAGGCGCTGCGCAGCCTGCCGCTGCCGCCGCGCCTCGCCCGCATGGTGCTGGAGGCCGCCCGCCGCGGCGAGGCGTCGCGGGCGGCGGAACTCGCCATGCTGCTTTCCGAAAAGGGGCTCGGCGGCAATGACGCCGATCTGTCGCATCGGCTGGAGCGGTTGCAGGGTGATGGCTCGAAGCGGGCAAAGGACGCGAAGCGGCTGGCGGGGAACTGGGCCAGGCTGGCGATGGCGGCCTTGCCACGTCCCCAACCCTCCCCCGCCAAAGCCGGTCGGGAGACGGACGTCTCACAGGACGCCCTATCGCGGGCGCGCGGGCAGAGCCTCGCCGTCACCAAGAATGCCGATCGCGAGCGTCCCCTCTCCCGCGAGAGCGGGGGAGGGACAGGGAGGGGGCCTGTCCGCAGCGACGAGCCCTCCGACGGCGCCCTCATCGCCCTCGCTTTCCCGGACCGCATCGCCAAGTCGCGCGGCGCCAAAGGCGATTTCCTCATGGCCAACGGCCGCGCCGCGAGCCTGCCGGTCGAAGACCCGCTCGCGCGCGCGCCCTTTCTCGCCGTCGCCGAGCTCACCGGCCGCGCCGCGCAGGCCCGCATCCTCGCCGCCTGCGCGCTCGACCCGGAGGAGGTCGAGACCATCGCCGCCGCCCAGATCGAGACCCGGGACGAAACCGTCTTCGACGCCCCGAGCGCGAGCCTGAGGCGCCGCCGCTTCCGTCGCCTCGGCGCCATCCGGTTGAGCGAGCAGAACCTTTCCGTCGAGGCCACGGAAGACGCTGCGCGGGCGCTCGCGCGCGGCGTGGCGCAACTCGGCGTCTCGCGCCTGTCCTGGACGAAAGGACAGGACCAGCTCCGCGATCGCGTCGCCTTTCTGCGCCGCGCGGAGGGCGACGAATGGCCGGACCTCACCGACGCCGGCCTTGGCGCGACCGTCGAGGACTGGCTCGCGCCCCATCTTCTCGGCCGCGTCGCGCTCGCCGACATTACGCCCGGCGACCTCGACGCCGCGCTGGCCACGGCGCTTCCCTATGATCTCATGCGCCGCCTCGATCTGGAGGCGCCGTCGCATTTCGAGACTCCCGCCGGCAGCCGCCACGCGCTCGATTACGCCGCGCCCAACGGGCCGCTGCTCTCCGTGCGCGTGCAGGAGCTTTTCGGCCTCTCGCAGCATCCGACGCTGGCCCGTGGCCGCGCGCCGCTGACGCTCGAACTTCTCTCGCCGGCGCATCGCCCCATTCAGACGACGCGCGACCTGCCCAGTTTCTGGGCGGGCTCATGGAACGAGGTGAAGAAGGAGATGAAAGGCCGCTATCCGCGCCATCCCTGGCCGGACGATCCGGCGACAGCGCCGCCCACGACGCGCGCGAAACCACGGGGTTAG
- a CDS encoding TIM44-like domain-containing protein codes for MLRFLAHKRGSLISLLFAAMLAFAPAIAEARMGGGGSFGSRGSRTWSAPPSTRTAPGTASPFERSDTPRPGYGMNQPGYNSPAYGGSSFGRGLMGGLAGGLLGAGLFGLLTGNGFFGGIGGFMSIIGFLLQIALVVFLARMAFAWWQQRNAPAGAAGPKGQSFSFTGGAPFGGRPGGAGFGPAGFGLGGAAQQPRPTPIKVAPEDFNAFERLLGQSQAAYSREDMNALRAMATPEMVRHFDEEIEGNRRRGVVNRVSDVKLLQGDLSEAWREGRDEYATVAMRFALNDVMEDIATGKPAPGSQGATEAREVWTFRRPVGAGADAWKLSAIQQAA; via the coding sequence GTTCGCGCCGGCTATCGCCGAGGCGCGCATGGGCGGGGGCGGGAGCTTTGGCTCGCGCGGCTCGCGCACATGGTCGGCGCCGCCGTCGACGCGCACCGCGCCGGGGACGGCGTCGCCCTTCGAGCGCAGCGACACGCCGCGTCCGGGCTATGGCATGAACCAGCCGGGCTATAACAGCCCTGCCTATGGCGGCTCCTCCTTCGGGCGCGGCCTGATGGGCGGTCTTGCCGGCGGCCTGCTCGGCGCGGGCCTGTTCGGCCTGTTGACCGGCAACGGCTTCTTCGGCGGCATTGGCGGCTTCATGTCGATCATCGGCTTCCTGCTGCAGATCGCGCTGGTCGTCTTCCTGGCCCGCATGGCCTTCGCCTGGTGGCAGCAGCGCAATGCGCCGGCCGGCGCGGCGGGCCCGAAAGGCCAGAGCTTCTCCTTCACCGGCGGCGCGCCTTTCGGCGGTCGTCCGGGCGGGGCAGGCTTTGGTCCGGCTGGCTTCGGTCTCGGCGGCGCGGCGCAACAGCCTCGCCCGACGCCGATCAAGGTCGCGCCGGAGGACTTCAACGCCTTCGAGCGTCTGCTCGGCCAGTCTCAGGCGGCCTACAGCCGCGAGGACATGAACGCCCTGCGCGCCATGGCCACGCCGGAAATGGTTCGTCACTTCGACGAGGAGATCGAGGGCAACCGCCGTCGCGGCGTCGTCAACCGTGTCTCGGATGTGAAGTTGCTGCAGGGCGACCTCTCCGAGGCCTGGCGCGAGGGCCGGGACGAATACGCCACCGTCGCTATGCGCTTCGCGCTCAATGACGTGATGGAGGACATCGCCACCGGCAAGCCCGCGCCCGGCTCGCAGGGCGCGACCGAGGCCCGGGAGGTCTGGACCTTCCGCCGCCCCGTCGGCGCCGGCGCCGACGCCTGGAAACTGTCGGCGATCCAGCAGGCGGCCTGA
- a CDS encoding phosphomannomutase/phosphoglucomutase, with product MLPKPVSALTPNTFEYEQQPLVKPTGFREYDARWQFGPELNLMGVQALGMGLGTLMHEMGVPPDLVTGHDYRSYSASIKLALVAGLMASGVRVRDIGLALSPMAYFAQFELDAPAVAMVTASHNDNGWTGVKMGAQRPVTFGPDEMSRLKEIVLSGKYREAGGGSYRYIENFGARYIDDLTRRPSFSRKLKVVAACGNGTAGAFAPQMLERLGCEVIPLDVTPDYTFPRYNPNPEDLEMLHAIAHKVRETGADVGLGFDGDGDRCGVVDNKGDEIFADKIGVMLARDLSKVYPGAKFVVDVKSTGLFATDPELVGRNVYTEYWKTGHSYIKRRVNDLGALAGFEKSGHFFFNAPIGRGYDDGLLTAVHILEMLDRNPGKSMSDLYEALPKTWGSPTMSPHCDDETKYDVVRRVTTHIEAMKARGETLLGQPIRDVVTVNGVRVTVSDGTWGLVRASSNKPELVVVVESPASEARMREMFAALDAILRQNPEVGAYNQTI from the coding sequence ATGCTGCCCAAGCCCGTTTCAGCTCTGACGCCTAACACTTTCGAATATGAACAGCAGCCCCTCGTGAAGCCGACCGGCTTTCGCGAATATGATGCGCGCTGGCAGTTTGGTCCGGAGCTCAATCTGATGGGCGTGCAGGCGCTCGGCATGGGGCTCGGCACGCTCATGCACGAGATGGGCGTTCCGCCTGATCTCGTCACCGGACACGATTACCGTTCCTATTCGGCTTCCATCAAGCTCGCGCTGGTCGCCGGCCTCATGGCCTCCGGCGTGCGCGTGCGCGACATCGGCCTCGCGCTCTCCCCCATGGCCTATTTCGCCCAGTTCGAACTCGACGCTCCCGCCGTCGCGATGGTGACGGCGTCGCACAACGACAATGGCTGGACCGGCGTGAAGATGGGCGCGCAGCGTCCCGTGACCTTCGGCCCCGACGAGATGAGCCGGCTGAAGGAAATCGTCCTCTCCGGCAAATACCGCGAGGCCGGCGGCGGCTCCTATCGTTACATCGAAAATTTCGGCGCGCGCTATATCGACGATCTGACGCGCCGCCCGAGTTTTTCACGCAAGCTGAAGGTGGTGGCCGCCTGCGGCAATGGCACGGCCGGCGCCTTCGCGCCACAGATGCTCGAGCGCCTCGGCTGCGAGGTGATCCCGCTCGACGTGACGCCGGATTACACCTTCCCGCGCTACAATCCCAATCCGGAAGACCTCGAGATGCTGCATGCCATCGCGCACAAGGTGCGCGAGACCGGCGCCGATGTCGGCCTGGGCTTCGATGGCGACGGCGACCGATGCGGCGTCGTCGACAACAAGGGCGACGAAATCTTTGCCGACAAGATCGGCGTCATGCTCGCCCGCGACCTCTCTAAGGTCTATCCCGGCGCGAAGTTCGTGGTCGACGTGAAATCAACCGGCCTCTTCGCGACCGATCCGGAGCTCGTCGGACGCAATGTCTATACGGAATACTGGAAGACCGGCCACTCCTACATCAAGCGTCGCGTCAACGATCTCGGCGCGCTGGCGGGCTTCGAGAAGTCGGGCCATTTCTTCTTCAATGCGCCGATCGGGCGCGGCTATGACGACGGCCTGCTGACGGCCGTGCATATTCTCGAAATGCTCGACCGCAACCCTGGGAAGAGCATGTCCGATCTTTACGAGGCGCTGCCGAAGACATGGGGTTCGCCGACCATGTCGCCGCATTGCGACGACGAGACGAAATACGATGTGGTCCGCCGCGTGACCACCCATATCGAGGCGATGAAAGCGCGCGGCGAGACGCTGCTCGGCCAGCCGATCCGCGATGTGGTGACCGTCAATGGCGTGCGCGTCACGGTGAGCGACGGAACCTGGGGTCTGGTGCGCGCCTCCTCCAACAAGCCGGAGCTGGTCGTCGTCGTGGAAAGCCCCGCGTCGGAGGCGCGCATGCGCGAGATGTTTGCGGCGCTTGACGCGATCCTGCGGCAGAACCCGGAAGT